The proteins below are encoded in one region of Lactuca sativa cultivar Salinas chromosome 3, Lsat_Salinas_v11, whole genome shotgun sequence:
- the LOC111912090 gene encoding uncharacterized protein LOC111912090 isoform X1 has translation MGGGAVPTPATTVSIAGNHHSRPPYSPTVPPFSSNFLTENFNFIDEKTANEYPYETNFGPVPSKIEVQNAISDLRSRVMDVICATNSKSLGQNRLLDAYHLLQTDASVQKLVLSISSDIEVWDAILKNDEVRDLRRSLPYTANEEKDMGYKQELNSTSLLIKWIFSFMKLKITELIDRLEVFILERIQIVTRKSKSTSKVDDILEEKVRSSLLLSVVILLIVVITRSTET, from the exons ATGGGAGGAGGAGCAGTTCCAACACCGGCGACCACCGTCTCCATCGCCGGTAACCATCACTCCCGACCACCATATTCTCCGACGGTTCCACCCTTCTCTTCCAATTTTCTCACCGAAAACTTCAATTTCATCGATGAAAAAACTGCAAATGAATATCCCTATGAAACCAACTTTGGACCTGTCCCTTCTAAAATTGAAGTCCAAAACGCCATATCTGATCTTCGAAG tAGGGTGATGGATGTAATTTGTGCAACAAATTCAAAATCTTTGGGACAAAACAGGCTTCTTGATGCCTACCATTTGCTACAAACAGATGCTTCTGTTCAG AAACTTGTGTTATCGATATCATCAGATATAGAGGTGTGGGATGCTATCTTGAAGAATGATGAAGTTCGGGATCTTCGACGCTCATTGCCATACACAG CTAATGAAGAAAAGGACATGGGATACAAGCAAGAACTCAACTCGACATCTCTTCTGATTAAGTGGATTTTTTCTTTCATGAAATTGAAAATTACAGAATTAATCGATAGATTAGAGGTTTTCATCCTTgaaagaatacaaattgtgacAAGAAAGTCAAAATCCACATCAAAAGTTGATGATATATTGGAAGAAAAAGTTCGATCTTCACTACTCCTCTCGGTAGTCATATTGTTAATAGTGGTCATCACAAGGAGCACCGAGACATGA
- the LOC111912090 gene encoding uncharacterized protein LOC111912090 isoform X2 produces MGGGAVPTPATTVSIAGNHHSRPPYSPTVPPFSSNFLTENFNFIDEKTANEYPYETNFGPVPSKIEVQNAISDLRRVMDVICATNSKSLGQNRLLDAYHLLQTDASVQKLVLSISSDIEVWDAILKNDEVRDLRRSLPYTANEEKDMGYKQELNSTSLLIKWIFSFMKLKITELIDRLEVFILERIQIVTRKSKSTSKVDDILEEKVRSSLLLSVVILLIVVITRSTET; encoded by the exons ATGGGAGGAGGAGCAGTTCCAACACCGGCGACCACCGTCTCCATCGCCGGTAACCATCACTCCCGACCACCATATTCTCCGACGGTTCCACCCTTCTCTTCCAATTTTCTCACCGAAAACTTCAATTTCATCGATGAAAAAACTGCAAATGAATATCCCTATGAAACCAACTTTGGACCTGTCCCTTCTAAAATTGAAGTCCAAAACGCCATATCTGATCTTCGAAG GGTGATGGATGTAATTTGTGCAACAAATTCAAAATCTTTGGGACAAAACAGGCTTCTTGATGCCTACCATTTGCTACAAACAGATGCTTCTGTTCAG AAACTTGTGTTATCGATATCATCAGATATAGAGGTGTGGGATGCTATCTTGAAGAATGATGAAGTTCGGGATCTTCGACGCTCATTGCCATACACAG CTAATGAAGAAAAGGACATGGGATACAAGCAAGAACTCAACTCGACATCTCTTCTGATTAAGTGGATTTTTTCTTTCATGAAATTGAAAATTACAGAATTAATCGATAGATTAGAGGTTTTCATCCTTgaaagaatacaaattgtgacAAGAAAGTCAAAATCCACATCAAAAGTTGATGATATATTGGAAGAAAAAGTTCGATCTTCACTACTCCTCTCGGTAGTCATATTGTTAATAGTGGTCATCACAAGGAGCACCGAGACATGA